TTCCTTTCTGTATCGTAGATGCTACTATTTTAACGGAAGCAGGATATGTAGGAGAGGATGTTGAAAGTATTCTGTCCAGACTTCTGATGGTAGCAGATTATGATGTGGAAAAAGCTGAAAAAGGAATTGTTTTCATTGATGAGATTGATAAGATTGCAAGAAAATCAGACAATCCAAGTATTACAAGAGATGTTTCCGGAGAAGGAGTACAGCAGGGATTATTGAAACTGCTGGAAGGAAGTATCGTCAATGTTCCGCCGCAGGGAGGTAGAAAACATCCGGATCAGAAATATATCCAGGTCAATACTCAGAATATCTTGTTTATTGCTGGTGGTGCTTTTGACGGAATTAAAGAGATTATTGAAAGAAGAATGAACAAGCAGGCGATAGGCTTCAGTTCTGAGAAAATCAATAAGACAGATGAAGACGAATATATATTAACAAATATTAATGCAATTGATCTTCGTACTTTCGGATTAATTCCGGAACTTTTAGGAAGATTTCCAATCATCACTTACCTTGATAAACTCACGAAAGAGACCTTGGTAAGAATTATGAAAGAGCCAAAAAATTCGATTGTGAATCAATTTGTGGAACTTTTCAAGATGGATGGTACAGATTTGGTAATAACAGATGGTGCAATTGAAAAAATCGTAGAGGAAACTATTGAAAAAGGATTAGGAGCAAGAGGGTTGAGAGGTACTACCGAAAAAGTTCTAGAAGACTATATGTTTTCAATAGGAGAGGACAAAGAGATCATCTTGACAGAAGATAATGTTTTGATTAATAGATAAAATATTTTTTTTTTAAGAAAAATAATAATACCTTTGCGGGTGAAGATTGTATTAACACACAAATATTTTATACAATGAGAAAAAGTTTATTTGCTATAGGTCTTTTAGCAATTAGTTATTCTGTTCAGGCGCAGATACTATGTCATGTTGACGCTAATGCTAATATGTATGTGAGCGAAGGCACCCTAGTTTATAGTGGTGGAGGTGTACAGACAAGAGGTAATGGTCTTTTGGACGTACATGGAAATATTATGGTTGTAGGATCTGCTACAGATAGTTTTAAGACAATTGATGCTGCCGGAACAGGTGATAAAACTGACGGTGGAAATATCATCTTAAGACTTAACACTCCTGCTTCTTTTGCTGCTTCCACGTATGGCCAGCTGTACATTGACGGATTATCCCAATCCAATATTACAGGTATTGTCACCAAAGAATACCGAACTACAAGTAATGGTACCGGTAATTACTTCCAACAGGTTGCTTTGCCTTTCTCTGGTAAAGCCTACAATTCATTATCTACAGAAGTTGGGAAAACTTTCAATACCGGAAGGTATGATAATCCAATTCTTAAATGGGATAATGCTAATGCTGTTTCTATTACTACTTTGAATCTAGCTCCTACCTCGACTACTTGGGATCCTTCAGGTTATTATATGCTAAAGGTTAAGAATAATGACTGGAATCCAAGTGCTCCTGCAGGTGC
The window above is part of the Chryseobacterium sp. MA9 genome. Proteins encoded here:
- the clpX gene encoding ATP-dependent Clp protease ATP-binding subunit ClpX produces the protein MNSNQCSFCGRKRNEVQMLISGQNGFICENCIEQAHAIVKDGASKTGYSPADSMAELKKPKEIKEFLDQYVIGQDQAKKQLSIAVYNHYKRLLHAQDENREVELEKSNIIMIGETGTGKTLLAKTIARELNVPFCIVDATILTEAGYVGEDVESILSRLLMVADYDVEKAEKGIVFIDEIDKIARKSDNPSITRDVSGEGVQQGLLKLLEGSIVNVPPQGGRKHPDQKYIQVNTQNILFIAGGAFDGIKEIIERRMNKQAIGFSSEKINKTDEDEYILTNINAIDLRTFGLIPELLGRFPIITYLDKLTKETLVRIMKEPKNSIVNQFVELFKMDGTDLVITDGAIEKIVEETIEKGLGARGLRGTTEKVLEDYMFSIGEDKEIILTEDNVLINR